Proteins encoded within one genomic window of Coffea eugenioides isolate CCC68of unplaced genomic scaffold, Ceug_1.0 ScVebR1_170;HRSCAF=683, whole genome shotgun sequence:
- the LOC113755761 gene encoding probable carboxylesterase 12: protein MASNSTEILHEFSPLMRVYKGGRVERLAGKDIVAASVDQETGVESKDVQISPELDISGRLYLPKKAKQGTKLPLLVYFHGGGFFVESAFSPFYHTYLNAVVAEADVVAVSVNYRLAPEHPLPTAFEDSWIALQWVASHLNGEGPEAWLRGYADFDRVFLGGDSAGGNIAHNMALKVGLEKLKGVNVEGIFLNCPYFWGKEPVGSEATRLEKKGHLSFWDKSYVEAAWHFVYPNTTGLDDPLLNPVMEPNLSRLGCRRVLVCVAEQDILKDRGWFYKEALEKSEWAGDVEVVDVAGEDHVFNLFFPKGENALSLLKKLASFIGRNGV, encoded by the coding sequence ATGGCCTCAAACTCAACTGAGATACTCCACGAATTCTCTCCCTTAATGCGAGTATACAAGGGCGGCAGGGTGGAAAGATTAGCAGGGAAAGACATTGTAGCTGCATCAGTGGATCAAGAAACCGGTGTTGAATCCAAAGATGTGCAAATTTCACCAGAACTGGACATCTCTGGAAGGCTTTACCTGCCCAAGAAAGCCAAACAGGGAACAAAACTTCCTCTTCTGGTCTACTTCCATGGAGGAGGCTTTTTCGTCGAATCCGCCTTCTCCCCTTTTTATCATACGTACCTCAATGCAGTAGTTGCAGAAGCTGATGTTGTAGCAGTTTCAGTAAACTATCGCCTCGCTCCCGAGCACCCTTTACCGACTGCTTTTGAGGATTCTTGGATTGCACTCCAATGGGTCGCTTCGCATTTAAACGGGGAGGGTCCTGAGGCATGGCTCAGGGGCTATGCTGATTTTGATCGGGTGTTTCTTGGTGGGGATAGCGCTGGTGGTAACATAGCACACAACATGGCCTTAAAGGTCGGGCTGGAGAAGCTGAAAGGTGTCAATGTTGAAGGGATTTTTCTCAATTGTCCTTATTTTTGGGGCAAAGAGCCAGTTGGTAGTGAAGCCACAAGATTGGAGAAAAAGGGACATCTTTCTTTTTGGGATAAGTCCTATGTTGAGGCCGCTTGGCATTTTGTTTACCCAAATACCACAGGGCTAGATGATCCATTGCTGAATCCTGTGATGGAACCAAATCTTTCCAGGCTAGGCTGCAGAAGGGTGCTGGTCTGTGTTGCTGAGCAAGATATTTTGAAGGATAGGGGATGGTTTTACAAAGAAGCATTGGAGAAGAGTGAGTGGGCTGGAGATGTGGAGGTTGTGGATGTTGCAGGGGAAGATCATGTCTTCAATCTCTTCTTTCCCAAGGGAGAAAATGCTCTGTCTTTGCTGAAAAAGTTGGCTAGTTTCATCGGAAGGAATGGGGTGTAG